In Bradyrhizobium lablabi, one DNA window encodes the following:
- a CDS encoding DUF3108 domain-containing protein, translated as MLRVFAALCAGTWVLLASLLASPAAFAQGRLEAQYEATLAGIPVGKGAWTIDISDDQFSASAFGGTSGLLKTFASGSGTGAAQGRVVNGFPVATNYSASTTTSKKTEAIHMVLANGTVKEYGIEPDPPVDPDRIPVTEAHRRGVFDPMTGSMLRVPGTSDPLSPEACRTGAAIFDGRMRYDLKLDFKRMETVKAEKGYRGPVVVCAVYFSPVSGYIPDRAVIKYLTAQRNIEIAFAPVAGTRLLVPFRMIIPTPLGTAMLEATQFVTQATPPRVAKTN; from the coding sequence GTGCTGCGGGTGTTCGCCGCCCTTTGCGCCGGCACTTGGGTGCTCTTGGCCTCGCTCTTGGCCTCGCCCGCGGCGTTCGCGCAAGGTAGGCTGGAGGCGCAATATGAGGCGACATTGGCCGGCATTCCCGTCGGCAAGGGCGCCTGGACCATCGACATCTCGGACGATCAGTTTTCGGCGTCCGCCTTCGGCGGCACCTCGGGACTTCTGAAGACGTTTGCCTCCGGCTCCGGCACGGGCGCCGCGCAAGGCCGCGTCGTCAACGGGTTTCCGGTAGCGACCAATTATTCAGCGTCCACCACGACCTCGAAGAAAACCGAAGCCATTCACATGGTTTTGGCCAACGGCACGGTGAAGGAATACGGTATCGAGCCGGATCCGCCGGTCGATCCGGATAGGATTCCCGTAACCGAGGCGCATCGCCGCGGCGTCTTCGATCCGATGACGGGATCGATGCTGCGGGTGCCCGGCACGTCAGATCCGCTCTCGCCCGAAGCCTGCCGCACGGGAGCTGCGATCTTCGACGGCCGCATGCGGTATGATTTAAAGCTCGACTTCAAGCGGATGGAAACCGTGAAGGCCGAGAAGGGCTATCGCGGCCCGGTCGTGGTTTGCGCGGTGTATTTCTCGCCGGTCTCGGGATACATCCCCGACCGCGCGGTGATCAAATATCTCACCGCCCAGCGCAACATCGAGATCGCCTTCGCACCCGTCGCCGGAACCCGCCTTCTGGTGCCGTTCCGGATGATCATCCCGACCCCGCTCGGCACCGCCATGCTGGAGGCGACCCAGTTCGTCACGCAGGCGACGCCGCCGCGGGTGGCGAAGACGAATTGA
- the rpmB gene encoding 50S ribosomal protein L28 has product MSRRCELTAKGPQVGHKVSHSNIKTKRRFLPNLCNVTFISDALGRNVRLRVSTNAIKSVDHRGGLDAFLIKAKADVLSPRALDLKRAIEKKVAAAAPEKKAG; this is encoded by the coding sequence ATGTCGCGGCGCTGCGAACTGACGGCCAAGGGCCCGCAAGTGGGCCACAAGGTCAGCCACTCCAATATCAAGACCAAGCGGCGCTTCCTGCCGAACCTGTGCAACGTCACCTTCATCTCGGACGCGCTCGGCCGCAACGTCCGCCTGCGCGTCTCGACCAACGCCATCAAGAGCGTCGACCACCGCGGCGGCCTCGATGCGTTTTTGATCAAGGCGAAGGCGGACGTCTTGTCGCCGCGCGCGCTGGATTTGAAGCGGGCGATCGAGAAGAAGGTGGCTGCGGCGGCGCCGGAGAAGAAGGCGGGCTGA